The genomic interval CGTGGACGGGTATCTGGCGCACGAGGAAAACGCGCTGCTCGTTCCGCCCGGAGACCCGAAGGCGCTCCGGGGCGCGATCGAAAAACTCCTGGCCGACCCTGTCCGCCGCGAAACCCTGGCCCGGAACGCTTTTGAAAGGGCGCGGCCTCTGACGCAGGAGAACACCGTGCGCCGGATCAATGATCTTGTCCGCCGCGCCGTGGAATAATCGAGATGATGATGCCGAACCCCACGGAAACAAAGAAAATCTGCCGGCTTCTCCGGCAGCATTTTGTGCCTCGGCCTCTTCGTGAAGTCTTCTCTTTTTTTGAAAGGCCTGAGAACTTGGCGCTCATCACGCCGGCATCGCTGGGATTTCAAATCCTGACGTCAAAGCCTATCGTCATGCAGGCAGGCGCACAGATTGACTATCGCATCCGCTTGATAGGGCTGCCCGTGCGCTGGACCTCGCTCATCACCGAATACGATCCGCCCCGGCATTTTGTCGACGAACAGGTTCGCGGCCCTTATGCTTACTGGAGGCATATCCACCGCTTCGAGGAAGTTTCGGGAGGCACGCGTCTGGAAGATGAAGTTCTCTATCGCGTGGGATGGGGAACCCTTGGGGAGCTGGCGCAACGGCTGTATGTCAGCCGGAACCTCGAAAAAATCTTTGACCACAGGGCACGGGTTATAGAACAATACTTCCGCGGCGGTCCCCGGCTCCAGGCCGAAGCGCAAAAGGAATCCTGATATGAAAGTTATTTTGACCGGAGGTACCGGTTTTATCGGCGAAGCGTTGACGGCGGCCCTTGTCCGGCAGGGGCATCACGTGGTCCTGCTGACGCGGCATCCCGCCTCCGTCAAGCCGGCCGCGGGCGTTGGCGTCCTGGCCTGGGACGGCGAAAACGTGGGCCCA from Verrucomicrobiia bacterium carries:
- a CDS encoding SRPBCC family protein, with amino-acid sequence MPNPTETKKICRLLRQHFVPRPLREVFSFFERPENLALITPASLGFQILTSKPIVMQAGAQIDYRIRLIGLPVRWTSLITEYDPPRHFVDEQVRGPYAYWRHIHRFEEVSGGTRLEDEVLYRVGWGTLGELAQRLYVSRNLEKIFDHRARVIEQYFRGGPRLQAEAQKES